Proteins co-encoded in one Streptomyces sp. JH34 genomic window:
- the rodA gene encoding rod shape-determining protein RodA → MAGFSVSRYGPEDRSVWARLTARDSVVRRLDWPLLGSSVALSFVGALLVWSATRGRDSLTHGDPYFFLFRHVLNAGIGLALMIGTIWLGHRTLRGAVPVLYGLSVLLVLAVLTPLGATVNGAHAWILLPGGFSLQPSEFTKITIILGMAMLLAARVDAGDQLHPDHRTVGKALGLALVPMAVVMLMPDLGSVMVMAVIVLGVLLASGASNRWVFGLLGAGAAGAVAVWQLGVLDDYQIARFAAFANPALDPAGVGYNTNQARIAIGSGGLTGTGLFNGSQTTGQFVPEQQTDFVFTVAGEELGFLGAGLIIVLLGVVLWRACRIARGTTELYGTVVAAGIIAWFAFQSFENIGMTLGIMPVAGLPLPFVSYGGSSMFAVWVAIGLLQSIKVQRPMSA, encoded by the coding sequence ATGGCAGGCTTCTCCGTCTCCCGCTACGGCCCCGAGGACCGCTCCGTCTGGGCCAGGCTCACCGCCCGCGACTCCGTCGTGCGGCGGCTGGACTGGCCCCTGCTCGGATCGTCCGTCGCACTGTCCTTCGTGGGTGCGCTGCTGGTCTGGTCGGCGACCCGCGGCCGGGACTCCCTCACCCACGGCGACCCGTACTTCTTCCTCTTCCGGCACGTGCTCAACGCCGGCATCGGCCTCGCGCTGATGATCGGCACCATCTGGCTCGGGCACCGCACTCTGCGGGGAGCGGTGCCGGTGCTCTACGGGCTGTCGGTGCTGCTCGTCCTGGCGGTCCTCACCCCGCTGGGCGCCACCGTCAACGGCGCGCACGCCTGGATCCTGCTTCCCGGCGGTTTCTCCCTCCAGCCCTCCGAGTTCACCAAGATCACGATCATCCTCGGCATGGCGATGCTGCTCGCCGCCCGTGTCGACGCGGGCGACCAGCTGCACCCCGACCACCGGACCGTCGGCAAGGCACTCGGCCTGGCACTCGTCCCGATGGCCGTGGTGATGCTGATGCCCGACCTCGGCTCGGTCATGGTCATGGCCGTCATCGTGCTCGGCGTCCTCCTCGCCTCCGGCGCGTCCAACCGCTGGGTCTTCGGGCTCCTCGGCGCGGGTGCGGCGGGCGCGGTGGCCGTCTGGCAGCTCGGCGTGCTCGACGACTACCAGATCGCCCGCTTCGCGGCGTTCGCCAACCCGGCACTCGACCCGGCGGGCGTCGGCTACAACACCAACCAGGCCCGCATCGCCATCGGTTCCGGCGGCCTCACGGGCACGGGACTCTTCAACGGCTCCCAGACGACGGGCCAGTTCGTCCCCGAACAGCAGACCGACTTCGTCTTCACCGTCGCGGGCGAGGAACTCGGCTTCCTCGGAGCCGGACTGATCATCGTCCTGCTCGGCGTCGTCCTGTGGCGCGCCTGCCGTATCGCCCGCGGGACGACCGAGCTCTACGGCACGGTCGTCGCCGCCGGCATCATCGCCTGGTTCGCCTTCCAGTCCTTCGAGAACATCGGGATGACCCTCGGGATCATGCCGGTGGCCGGACTGCCCCTGCCCTTCGTGTCCTACGGAGGCTCGTCGATGTTCGCCGTCTGGGTGGCCATCGGACTGCTCCAGTCGATCAAGGTGCAACGCCCGATGTCGGCCTGA
- a CDS encoding CYTH and CHAD domain-containing protein, whose product MADSKREVERKYEATAETRLPDLTRAAGVSAVVHRGPSELDAVYYDTEDLRLAADSLTLRRRTGGDDAGWHLKIPVSADVRDEIRAPLTDTLPPALGDLLRSRVRHTPVNPVVRILSARDVHHLLDADGALLAELSVDEVLAERLTEEGHGATSAWTELEVELADDVDPTLLDAVERRLRKAGVRPSAAPSKLSRALAETAPDKPRRKRNPAPRTAGDHVLAYVRRQVTALVELDPAVRRELPDSVHRMRVATRRLRSAFRTYRTVLDRSVTDPLRDELKWLAAELGVDRDQEVLDARLSSRVAALPDTLVLGPVDARLRLTSVARRTGSRRRVASVLDAERYLTLLDALDALLADPPLRPAAARTPRDTLPRAVLKDYERLATRVGHALDRPPGEERDVAMHEARKAAKRVRYAAEAARPALGKPAKRFAKRMKAVQSVLGDHQDSVVARDALRTLGVQAHGAGESAFTWGLLYGREEAAAEARERELPEVWARASRPGLRAALER is encoded by the coding sequence ATGGCGGACTCCAAGCGCGAGGTCGAGCGGAAGTACGAGGCGACTGCCGAGACCCGGCTGCCGGACCTGACCCGGGCGGCCGGGGTCTCCGCCGTCGTCCACCGGGGCCCCAGCGAACTCGACGCCGTCTACTACGACACCGAGGATCTCCGGCTGGCCGCGGACTCCCTCACGCTCCGGCGCAGGACCGGCGGCGACGACGCGGGCTGGCACCTCAAGATCCCCGTCTCCGCCGACGTCCGCGACGAGATCAGGGCTCCGCTCACCGACACGCTGCCGCCCGCCCTCGGTGACCTGCTCCGCTCCCGCGTGCGCCACACCCCGGTGAACCCCGTCGTACGGATCCTCTCCGCCCGGGACGTCCACCACCTCCTCGACGCGGACGGCGCCCTGCTCGCCGAGCTGAGCGTCGACGAGGTCCTCGCGGAGCGCCTGACCGAGGAAGGGCACGGTGCCACCTCGGCGTGGACCGAGCTGGAGGTCGAACTCGCCGACGACGTCGACCCAACCCTCCTCGACGCCGTCGAGCGGCGGCTGCGCAAGGCCGGGGTCCGGCCCTCGGCCGCGCCGTCCAAGCTGTCCAGGGCCCTGGCCGAGACCGCTCCGGACAAGCCGCGGCGTAAGAGGAACCCCGCCCCGCGCACCGCCGGTGATCATGTCCTCGCCTATGTACGCCGTCAGGTCACGGCCCTCGTCGAACTCGACCCCGCTGTGCGCCGCGAGCTGCCCGACAGCGTCCACCGCATGCGGGTCGCCACCCGCCGGCTCCGCAGTGCCTTCAGGACGTACCGCACGGTGCTCGACCGGTCCGTCACCGACCCGCTCCGCGACGAGTTGAAGTGGCTCGCCGCCGAACTCGGCGTCGACCGCGACCAGGAAGTCCTCGACGCGCGGCTGAGCTCCCGCGTCGCCGCCCTGCCGGACACCCTGGTCCTGGGCCCCGTCGACGCCCGGCTGCGACTCACCTCCGTGGCCCGGCGCACCGGTTCGCGCAGGCGGGTCGCCTCCGTGCTCGACGCGGAGCGCTACCTGACCCTGCTGGACGCACTGGACGCCCTCCTCGCCGATCCGCCCCTGCGTCCCGCTGCCGCGCGGACACCGCGTGACACGCTGCCCCGTGCCGTCCTCAAGGACTACGAACGCCTCGCCACGCGCGTCGGGCACGCACTGGACCGGCCCCCGGGTGAGGAGCGCGACGTCGCCATGCACGAGGCGCGCAAGGCCGCCAAACGCGTCCGCTACGCCGCCGAGGCCGCCAGGCCCGCCCTGGGGAAGCCCGCCAAGAGGTTCGCCAAGCGTATGAAGGCCGTGCAGTCGGTCCTCGGCGACCACCAGGACAGCGTCGTGGCCCGGGACGCCCTGCGCACCCTCGGGGTCCAGGCGCACGGCGCCGGGGAGTCCGCGTTCACCTGGGGACTCCTGTACGGCCGGGAGGAAGCGGCGGCCGAGGCGCGGGAGCGCGAGCTGCCCGAGGTCTGGGCCCGGGCGTCGCGCCCAGGACTGCGGGCGGCGCTGGAACGCTGA